A genome region from Brassica oleracea var. oleracea cultivar TO1000 chromosome C2, BOL, whole genome shotgun sequence includes the following:
- the LOC106327017 gene encoding protein TPLATE, whose product MDILFAQIQADLRSNDALRQSSALLQALQQSAAGRDISVIAKSAVEEIVASPASAVCKKLAFDLIRSTRLTPDLWDTVCSGVKTDLHFPDPDVTAAAVSILAALPSFSLPKLISDCSAEIASCFDSPSDNLRFSITETLGCILARDDLVTLCENNVSLLDKVSTWWGRIGQNMIDKSDAVSKVAFESVGRLFQEFDSKRMSRLAGDKLVDSENSLAIRSKWVSSMVDIVWKKRSALMARSLVLPVETFRSTVFPLVFAVKAVASGSVEVIRQLSKANTSGVNAAVVVDSNAEKLVGVSDLVTHLAPFLASSLDPALIFEVGINMLYLADVAGGKPEWASQSIIAILTLWDRQEFSSARESIVRAVVTNLHLLDLHMQVSLFRRLLLMVRNLRAESDRMHALACICRTALCVHLFARESARRGQKPLPGTDIISLFEDARIKDDLNSVTSKSLFREELVAMLVESCFQLSLPLPEQKFSGMESRVIGALAYGTGYGALNWTEPALEVVEVCRPCVKWDCDGRTYAIDCYLKLLVRLCHIYDTRGGVKRLKDGASQDQMLNETRLQNLQRELVKDLQEVNTPRILGRLIWTIAEHIDLEGLDPLLADDPDDPLNIIIANMHKVLFNLDAAATTSNRLQDVQAVLLCAQRMGSRHARAGQLITKELEEYRNHAAADTVSKHQTRLILQRIKYVSNLPERKWAGVSETRGDYPFSHHKLTVQFYEPSAAQDRKLEGLIHKAILELWRPKPSELTLFLAKGANSTSIKVPPTAYPLTGSSDPCYVEAYHLADTNDGRVTLHLKIINLTELELNRVDIRVGLSGALYFMDGSPQAVRQLRNLVSQDPVHCSVTVGVSQFERCGFWVQVLYYPFRGARGDYDGDYLEEDPQMMKQKRGSRSELGEPVILRCQPYKIPLTELLLPHKISPVEFFRLWPSLPAVAEYTGTYTYEGSGFMATAAQQYGASPFLSGLNSLSSKPFHRVCSHIIRTVAGFQLCYAAKTWHGGFVGMMIFGASEVSRNVDLGDETTTMMCKFVVRASEASITKQVESDVQGWCDDLTDGGVEYMPEDEVKATAAEKLKISMERIALLKAAQPKKTPKTQEENESEDEDDDEEDEEKEKEKEKEEEKKKKKEKEKGTLSKLTAEETEHMALQAAVLQEWHMLCKDRKLTKNN is encoded by the exons ATGGACATACTTTTCGCTCAGATCCAAGCCGATCTCCGTTCCAATGACGCCCTCCGGCAATCATCCGCCCTCCTTCAAGCTCTCCAACAATCCGCCGCCGGACGAGACATATCGGTGATCGCCAAGTCCGCGGTGGAGGAGATCGTCGCCTCTCCCGCATCAGCCGTTTGCAAGAAGCTAGCCTTCGATCTCATCAGATCCACCCGCCTCACTCCGGATCTCTGGGACACGGTTTGCTCCGGCGTCAAAACCGATCTCCATTTCCCTGATCCCGACGTCACCGCCGCCGCCGTCTCGATCCTCGCCGCTCTCCCCTCCTTCTCACTCCCTAAACTCATCTCCGATTGCAGCGCCGAGATCGCTTCCTGCTTCGATTCACCTTCCGACAACCTCCGTTTCTCGATCACCGAGACGCTCGGATGCATCCTCGCGAGAGACGATCTCGTTACTCTGTGCGAGAACAATGTGAGTCTTCTTGACAAGGTCTCCACCTGGTGGGGGCGGATCGGGCAGAATATGATTGACAAATCCGACGCCGTTTCGAAAGTTGCGTTTGAGTCTGTTGGGAGATTGTTTCAGGAGTTTGATTCCAAGCGGATGAGCCGCCTCGCTGGCGATAAGCTCGTGGATAGTGAGAATTCGCTCGCGATTAGATCAAAGTGGGTGTCTTCGATGGTTGACATTGTGTGGAAGAAGAGAAGCGCGTTGATGGCGAGGTCTTTGGTTCTTCCTGTTGAGACTTTTCGTTCCACTGTTTTCCCTCTTGTCTTTGCTGTTAAAGCTGTTGCTTCCGGTAGTGTTGAAGTGATCAGACAGCTTTCCAAGGCTAATACCTCTGGTGTTAATGCGGCGGTTGTGGTTGATTCCAACGCTGAGAAGTTGGTTGGGGTGTCGGATTTGGTTACTCATTTGGCTCCCTTCTTGGCTTCCTCATTGGACCCAGCTTTGATTTTTGAAGTTGGGATTAACATGTTGTACTTAGCAGATGTTGCTGGAGGTAAGCCGGAGTGGGCTTCACAGTCCATTATTGCTATTTTAACTCTCTGGGATCGTCAAGAGTTTTCTTCTGCTAGAGAGAGTATTGTCAGGGCGGTTGTCACCAACCTGCACTTGCTTGATCTCCACATGCAGGTCTCTTTGTTTAGAAGATTACTGCTTATGGTGAGGAACTTGAGAGCAGAATCAGACAGGATGCACGCACTGGCCTGTATCTGTCGTACAGCTCTATGTGTTCACCTTTTCGCCAGAGAAAGTGCCAGAAGAGGTCAGAAGCCCCTACCTGGGACAGATATTATTTCACTGTTTGAGGATGCAAGGATAAAAGATGATCTCAATAGTGTTACCAGTAAAAGCCTGTTTCGGGAAGAGCTAGTGGCAATGCTTGTGGAAAGTTGCTTCCAGTTATCTCTGCCTCTGCCTGAACAAAAGTTCTCCGGTATGGAGAGCAGAGTGATTGGGGCACTTGCTTATGGCACTGGTTATGGTGCTTTGAACTGGACAGAACCAGCTCTTGAGGTTGTGGAAGTTTGCAGGCCGTGTGTCAAATGGGATTGTGATGGCAGGACGTACGCAATAGATTGTTATCTGAAATTGCTTGTTAGGCTCTGCCATATCTACGATACCCGAGGAGGAGTAAAGAGGCTTAAAGACGGTGCTTCGCAGGATCAAATGTTAAATGAGACGCGTTTACAGAACTTACAACGTGAGCTTGTCAAGGATCTCCAAGAG GTAAACACCCCAAGAATCCTTGGGCGTCTTATATGGACAATCGCAGAACATATTGATCTAGAAGGTCTGGATCCACTTTTGGCTGATGACCCTGATGATCCTTTAAATATTATCATAGCAAATATGCATAAGGTTCTCTTCAACTTGGATGCCGCTGCAACTACATCAAATAGGCTACAAGATGTTCAGGCTGTCTTATTATGCGCCCAGAGGATGGGCTCACGTCATGCAAGAGCTGGCCAATTAATAACCAAAGAGCTTGAAGAGTATAGGAACCATGCTGCTGCAGATACAGTTAGCAAACATCAAACCCGTTTAATTTTGCAGAGGATCAAATATGTTTCAAATCTTCCTGAAAGAAA GTGGGCTGGAGTTAGTGAGACTAGAGGAGATTACCCTTTCAGCCACCATAAACTTACCGTCCAGTTTTATGAACCATCAGCTGCTCAAGACAGAAAATTAGAAGGGTTAATTCACAAGGCCATTCTAGAGCTTTGGAGGCCAAAGCCCAGTGAATTAACTCTCTTCCTTGCAAAAGGGGCCAACTCGACTTCTATCAAGGTTCCTCCCACAGCATATCCTTTGACTGGTAGCAGTGATCCTTGCTACGTAGAAGCTTACCATTTAGCAGATACAAATGATGGAAGGGTCACGTTGCACTTGAAG ATAATTAATTTGACAGAGCTTGAGCTGAATCGCGTGGATATACGGGTTGGATTATCCGGTGCCCTATATTTCATGGATGGTTCTCCTCAAGCAGTGCGGCAGTTGCGTAATCTTGTCTCACAG GATCCTGTACATTGCAGTGTCACTGTCGGTGTCTCCCAGTTTGAAAGATGTGGTTTCTGGGTGCAAGTCCTCTACTACCCATTCCGTGGCGCTAGGGGAGATTATGACGGTGACTACTTAGAAGAGGATCCACAGATGATGAAGCAGAAGAGAGGCTCAAGATCAGAACTGGGAGAGCCGGTGATCTTAAGATGTCAGCCTTACAAGATCCCATTGACTGAGCTTCTTCTCCCGCACAAAATCTCACCAGTGGAGTTCTTTCGTTTGTGGCCTAGTTTGCCAGCTGTTGCAGAGTACACTGGCACGTATACGTATGAAGGAAGCGGCTTCATGGCGACAGCTGCACAACAGTATGGTGCTTCACCATTCCTAAGCGGACTCAATTCATTATCATCCAAGCCATTCCACAGAGTCTGTTCCCACATTATACGTACAGTTGCGGGATTCCAG CTTTGTTACGCAGCAAAGACGTGGCATGGAGGTTTTGTTGGGATGATGATATTTGGGGCTAGTGAAGTGAGCAGGAACGTGGATCTGGGTGACGAGACGACCACCATGATGTGCAAGTTCGTGGTGAGAGCCTCAGAAGCGTCAATCACAAAGCAAGTAGAGTCAGATGTGCAGGGATGGTGCGATGATCTAACGGACGGGGGAGTTGAGTATATGCCAGAGGATGAAGTGAAAGCAACAGCAGCTGAGAAACTGAAAATCTCAATGGAGAGAATAGCTTTGTTGAAGGCAGCTCAGCCGAAGAAGACTCCAAAGACCCAGGAAGAAAACGAAAGCGAAGACGAAGATGATGATGAAGAAGATGAAGAAAAAGAGAAGGAAAAAGAGAAAGAAGAGGAGAAGAAGAAGAAGAAGGAAAAGGAAAAAGGAACACTATCTAAGCTGACAGCAGAAGAAACAGAGCACATGGCGCTTCAGGCAGCAGTGCTCCAAGAGTGGCACATGTTGTGCAAAGATAGAAAGTTAACTAAAAACAACTAA